In a genomic window of Glycine max cultivar Williams 82 chromosome 13, Glycine_max_v4.0, whole genome shotgun sequence:
- the LOC100795353 gene encoding uncharacterized protein codes for MSWVRSAVNKAVEGGQSNFGRAVRTYADSVVLHASNAVAGGARIIQDRIVARNMQSFKHTVKRLEEVSVSCRGIERVQLLRRWLVALREVERLTVTCNGTKAKDQDNEFLHDESKDSPTPQPTLIYYVDPAAPDELKNFRDVFLSSQALEGITMSMILDAPNEEEVSLLSEIYGLCIKGGKEEHTALLSSVQDLAKAFSGYEVEVLAKREELLQYVQNAISGLKVNADLIRIEVEACNLKEKIENMKADSQDGNFVNSPKATAAIEALDEAMVTIQMCSTLEELLLKKKYFSYGDSPQLHAEKVDKLKVLSESLANSSTKAETRITENRSQKEEALHFRVTKSNEVSQVEKELAVEIGELEKQKDELEDRLKKVNNLLTSARVRLHNAKEEREQFDEASNEIIALLKTKEDEMVRAITSYTVEANVVDTWIKFLESTWVFQASHTKRKEEQVKAELESYGDHFVNLVVHLLYSYKENLGLSLTQIRILVENLRSSQGLAISSATDNEGLKLVNPRKNLEEEYLDIESRFLATLNIVDTMKKQFHIQQEGIFRKDIDIVTELFDAIEKIKGEFESIERPKLELESPTVRSETPSSQVTFITPSHPSMANKHKQDGVINSPSVTGRSQIEIELDKLSEDDSAEEICEWEFDAFDKDHHSRS; via the exons ATGTCATGGGTAAGGTCAGCGGTGAACAAAGCGGTGGAAGGTGGGCAAAGCAATTTCGGACGTGCCGTTCGTACCTACGCCGACTCCGTCGTGCTCCATGCAAGCAACGCCGTCGCCGGCGGTGCCAGAATCATCCAAGATCGCATT GTGGCTCGGAATATGCAAAGTTTTAAGCACACTGTAAAACGGTTAGAAGAAGTTTCTGTTTCGTGTAGAGGGATAGAGAGAGTTCAGTTGCTAAGAAGATGGCTAGTTGCACTTAGGGAAGTTGAGAGACTTACTGTTACCTGCAATGGAACCAAGGCTAAAGATCAAGACAACGAGTTTCTTCATGATGAATCCAAGGATTCACCTACACCACAACCCACTTTG ATTTACTATGTAGACCCTGCTGCTCCGGATGAACTGAAAAATTTCCGCGATGTCTTTCTTTCCAGTCAAGCTCTTGAGGGCATAACGATGTCAATG ATTCTTGATGCACCAAATGAGGAAGAAGTTTCACTACTTTCAGAGATATATGG ACTCTGTATTAAAGGAGGAAAGGAAGAACATACTGCCTTGTTATCCAGTGTACAGGATTTGGCAAAAGCATTTTCTGGATATGAAGTTGAAGTGCTG gcAAAGCGAGAAGAGCTACTTCAATATGTccaaaatgcaatttcagggCTGAAAGTAAATGCTGATCTAATCAG AATAGAAGTTGAAGCATGCAACCTGAAGGAAAAAATTGAGAATATGAAGGCAGACAGCCAAGATGGAAATTTTGTAAATTCACCTAAAGCAACTGCAGCAATAGAG GCTCTTGATGAAGCTATGGTAACAATTCAAATGTGTTCTACATTGGAGGAACTCTTACTGAAAAAGAAATACTTTAGCTATGGTGATTCTCCACAACTTCATGCTGAAAAG GTTGACAAATTGAAAGTTTTATCAGAGTCTCTTGCAAATTCTAGCACAAAAGCTGAGACTCGCATTACAGAAAACAG ATCTCAAAAAGAAGAAGCACTTCATTTTCGGGTAACTAAATCCAACGAGGTTAGCCAAGTTGAAAAG GAATTAGCTGTGGAGATTGGAGAACTTGAGAAGCAAAAAGATGAGCTTGAAGATAGACTGAAaaag GTCAACAACTTGTTGACATCTGCACGAGTACGCCTCCACAatgcaaaagaagaaagagagcaATTTGATGAAGCAAGCAATGAAATTATTGCACTTTTAAAAACAAAg GAAGATGAGATGGTGCGGGCCATTACTTCTTATACGGTAGAAGCCAATGTTGTTGATACATGGATCAAATTTCTAGAGAGCACATGGGTTTTTCAAGCTTCACATACAAAGAGAAAAGAGGAGCAGGTCAA AGCTGAACTAGAGAGCTATGGAGATCATTTTGTGAATTTGGTGGTTCATCTTCTGTATTCTTACAAG GAAAATTTGGGTTTATCTCTTACTCAAATAAGAATACTTGTGGAGAATTTAAGATCCAGTCAAGG GTTAGCAATATCATCAGCAACAGACAATGAAGGTTTGAAATTAGTGAATCCAAGAAAAAATCTTGAAGAAGAATATTTGGATATCGAATCCagg TTTTTAGCCACTCTGAATATAGTGGACACCATGAAGAAGCAATTTCACATTCAACAGGAAGGCATTTTCAG AAAAGACATTGACATAGTCACAGAACTGTTTGATGCCATCGAGAAAATAAAAGGCGAATTTGAATCTATTGAGAGGCCAAAACTGGAACTTGAGAGTCCAACTGTAAGGTCAGAAACACCATCAAGTCAAGTAACCTTCATAACTCCTTCGCATCCCTCAATGGCTAATAAGCACAAGCAAGATGGAGTGATTAACTCTCCCTCAGTGACTGGAAGATCACAAATAGAAATAGAACTTGATAAATTAAGCGAAGATGACTCAGCAGAAGAGATATGTGAGTGGGAGTTTGATGCTTTTGACAAAGATCATCACTCCAGGAGTTGA
- the LOC100795884 gene encoding phosphatidate phosphatase PAH1, which yields MNVVGKVGSLITQGVYSVATPFHPFGGAVDVIVVQQQDGTFRSTPWYVRFGKFQGVLKGAEKFVRINVNGVEANFHMYLDNSGEAYFLKEVDDDKGVDSIEAVQDSIDKKNGYLINVHRLDHSISDSGVLRLKDESDSLVVSQLQRAESDIDRRFYEFPDDRSSLEDSVELSEYESNSYESLEGDNFGESQGSHPEMVLVSVDGHILTAPISESEQAEENVQLKTPQFHLGPGEETDLCEGNGEFSTGENAWAAGYINQLGAQTTNVQPRLCDTNGDDNTSKLLLKLCQGEEAHICEAQDTLEIKNQDHIKTDSKGAASGIKRENVFKSYLELQDFGQQAGNADLQDIGSSLEIQNSAEESNASCPVVDENEQESIAISKNGDELSPHSGSTSSNGHRSLKSELEIQEVEKNASGKIETASGSHSVTTDTEQNDEHVDKSVSNDELDESQQTPALKDVRATSEVVEPQTETSNKGDQSHLGLGFEMSLCGHELKVGMGSIAAAEVFEAHRISVVDFTSSAPSIIKNQNLVIKFKERYMTWEKAAPLVLGMAVYGLDLPVESKDTIPVEQDHALKSRDDDLGSSSSGRRWRLWPIPFRKVKTFEHTNSNSSNEEVFLDSESGSLIEPTPTSSTQGSSHKQFLRTNVPTTEQIASLNLKEGQNLVTFSFSTRVLGTQQVDAHIYLWKWNARIVISDVDGTITKSDVLGQFMPLVGKDWTQSGVARLFCAIKENGYQLLFLSARAIVQAYLTRNFLLNLKQDGKTLPNGPVVISPDGLFPSLYREVIRRAPHEFKIACLEDIKRLFPSDYNPFYAGFGNRDTDELSYRKIGVPKGKIFIINPKGEVAISHRIGAKSYTSLHTLVNDMFPPTSLVEQEDYNSWNYWKTPLPDID from the exons atgaatgttgtaGGCAAAGTTGGAAGCTTGATAACTCAAGGTGTGTACTCAGTTGCTACCCCTTTTCACCCATTTGGTGGGGCTGTTGATGTGATTGTTGTTCAGCAACAAGATGGGACATTTCGAAGCACGCCTTGGTATGTTCGGTTTGGTAAATTTCAGGGTGTTCTCAAAGGTGCGGAGAAGTTTGTTAGGATAAATGTTAATGGTGTTGAGGCCAATTTTCATATGTATCTTGACAATTCGGGGGAGGCTTATTTTTTGAAGGAGGTGGATGATGATAAAGGAGTTGATTCGATTGAGGCTGTTCAAGATTCTATTGACAAAAAGAATGGCTATTTGATTAATGTTCATAGACTTGATCATAGCATCTCGGATTCTGGGGTGCTTCGGTTGAAAGATGAGAGTGATTCCTTGGTTGTGTCTCAACTTCAAAGGGCAGAATCCGACATTGATAGGAGATTTTATGAATTCCCGGATGATCGATCTTCTTTAGAAGATTCAGTTGAGTTGTCAGAATATGAGTCTAATTCATATGAGAGCCTAGAGGGAGACAATTTTGGGGAGTCACAGGGTTCACATCCAGAGATGGTCTTGGTGAGTGTTGACGGTCATATATTGACTGCCCCTATCTCAGAATCAGAGCAGGCTGAGGAGAATGTGCAGTTAAAAACTCCTCAATTTCATCTGGGACCGGGTGAAGAGACTGACTTATGTGAAGGCAACGGAGAGTTTAGTACTGGTGAAAATGCTTGGGCTGCTGGTTATATTAATCAGTTGGGTGCTCAAACAACTAATGTCCAACCCAGACTTTGCGACACTAATGGTGATGATAATACTTCTAAGCTTTTGCTTAAACTTTGTCAAGGAGAGGAAGCACATATCTGTGAAGCACAGGATACCTTGGAGATTAAAAATCAAGATCATATAAAAACTGATTCAAAAGGGGCTGCATCAGGTATCAAGAGGGAGAATGTTTTCAAAAGCTATTTGGAGCTACAAGATTTTGGTCAGCAGGCTGGAAATGCTGATTTACAAGATATAGGTTCTTCATTGGAGATTCAAAATTCAGCAGAGGAATCTAATGCAAGTTGTCCTGTAGTTGATGAAAATGAACAAGAGAGCATTGCAATATCTAAAAACGGTGATGAGTTATCACCTCATAGTGGTTCTACTTCTTCTAATGGCCATAGATCTCTGAAATCAGAGTTGGAAATTCAAGAGGTTGAGAAAAATGCATCTGGAAAAATTGAAACTGCTTCTGGCTCTCATTCTGTTACTACTGATACTGAACAGAATGATGAACATGTTGACAAGTCAGTATCAAATGATGAGTTAGATGAGAGTCAACAAACCCCTGCACTCAAAGATGTTAGGGCTACAAGTGAGGTGGTGGAGCCTCAAACAGAAACTTCAAATAAAGGGGATCAAAGCCATTTGGGTTTGG GATTTGAGATGTCCCTTTGTGGTCATGAACTTAAGGTGGGCATGGGTTCAATAGCGGCTGCTGAAGTGTTTGAAGCACATCGCATATCTGTAGTTGACTTCACAAGTTCTGCtccatcaataattaaaaatcaaaatcttgTTATCAAGTTTAAAGAGAGGTACATGACATGGGAAAAGGCTGCTCCTCTTGTTCTTGGAATGGCTGTTTATGGTTTAGATTTACCTGTTGAGTCCAAAGATACAATTCCTGTGGAACAGGATCATGCATTGAAGTCCAGGGATGATGATCTGGGATCATCTTCGTCTGGACGCAGATGGAGACTTTGGCCTATTCCTTTTCGGAAGGTCAAAACATTTGAGCATACTAATAGCAACTCATCAAATGAGGAGGTATTTCTAGATTCTGAGTCTGGATCTCTGATAGAACCAACTCCAACATCCAGTACCCAGGGATCTTCTCATAAGCAATTTCTAAGAACAAATGTTCCCACTACTGAGCAGATAGCATCCTTAAATCTCAAAGAGGGTCAAAATTTGGTAACCTTCAGTTTCTCCACAAGGGTTCTTGGAACACAACAG GTTGATGctcatatttatttatggaAGTGGAATGCAAGAATTGTAATTTCAGACGTTGATGGAACTATTACCAA gTCTGATGTTTTGGGGCAGTTCATGCCTTTAGTTGGCAAAGATTGGACACAATCTGGAGTGGCAAGGCTTTTCTGTGCTATTAag GAAAATGGATACCAACTACTTTTTCTGAGTGCGCGTGCAATTGTCCAGGCATATCTAACCAGAAACTTCTTGCTTAACCTGAAACAG GATGGAAAAACCTTACCAAATGGACCTGTGGTTATCTCACCTGATGGATTATTTCCCTCACTTTACCGTGAAG TGATAAGAAGGGCACCTCACGAGTTCAAGATTGCTTGTTTAGAG GATATCAAAAGACTTTTCCCATCTGACTATAATCCATTCTACGCTGGATTTGGCAATAGAGATACAGATGAACTTAGTTACAGAAAGATTGGAGTCCCGAAGggcaaaatatttattatcaacCCTAAG GGTGAGGTAGCTATTAGTCACCGTATTGGTGCAAAGTCGTATACGTCATTACATACCCTCGTCAATGACATGTTTCCTCCAACTTCTTTGGTCGAGCAG GAGGACTACAACTCATGGAATTATTGGAAAACACCATTGCCAGATATTGATTAG
- the LOC100815429 gene encoding protein CANDIDATE G-PROTEIN COUPLED RECEPTOR 7 translates to MGKSASTTAAAALVLLLFFISPSTAEIKTLSITSDTRPMILLEKFGFTHSGHVSIAVSSVSVVASGGSQPDPSRLGFFLLSEESLLQVLTEIQQNPSFCVLDSRYTMHLFTFRKLSPPPAATANYTYPVTIPNEYSIFFANCAPETSVSMLVHTELYNLDADSEHSRDYLSAGQTHLPTLFSLFSVAYFAFLALWIYICYSNKLSLHRIHLLMAALLLMKALNLLCAAEDKHYVKVTGTPHGWDVLFYIFQFIRVVLLFTVIVLVGTGWSFLKPFLQEREKKVLMIVIPLQVLANVASVVIGETGPFIKDWVTWNQVFLLVDIICCCAIIFPIVWSIRSLRETSKTDGKAARNLAKLTLFRQFYIVVIGYLYFTRIVVFALKTIAAYKYQWVSNLAEEAASLAFYVVMFYMFRPVEKNEYFVLDEEEEEAAEIALRDEEFEL, encoded by the coding sequence ATGGGCAAATCCGCCTCCACCACCGCCGCCGCCGCCCTcgtcctcctcctcttcttcattTCCCCATCAACCGCAGAGATCAAAACCCTCAGCATAACCTCCGACACCCGCCCCATGATCCTGCTGGAGAAATTCGGCTTCACCCACTCCGGCCACGTGTCGATCGCGGTCTCCTCCGTCTCCGTGGTAGCCTCAGGTGGGTCCCAGCCTGATCCTTCACGATTAGGGTTTTTTCTTCTGAGCGAAGAGTCCCTCCTCCAAGTCCTGACCGAGATCCAGCAAAACCCTAGCTTCTGCGTCCTCGACTCCCGCTACACCATGCACCTCTTCACCTTCCGCAAACTCTCTCCCCCTCCCGCGGCCACCGCCAACTACACCTACCCCGTCACAATCCCCAACGAATACTCCATCTTCTTCGCCAACTGCGCCCCCGAAACCTCCGTCTCCATGCTCGTCCACACCGAGCTCTACAACCTCGACGCCGATTCCGAACACTCCCGCGACTACCTCTCCGCCGGCCAAACCCATCTCCccactctcttctctctcttctccgTCGCCTACTTCGCCTTCCTTGCCCTGTGGATTTACATCTGCTACTCCAACAAGCTCTCACTCCACCGGATCCACCTCCTCATGGCGGCGCTCCTCCTCATGAAGGCCCTCAACCTCCTCTGCGCCGCCGAGGACAAGCACTACGTAAAGGTCACCGGCACCCCGCACGGCTGGGACGTCCTCTTCTACATCTTCCAGTTCATCCGCGTCGTCCTCCTCTTCACCGTCATCGTCCTGGTCGGCACTGGCTGGTCCTTCCTCAAACCCTTCCTCCAGGAGCGCGAGAAGAAGGTCCTCATGATCGTCATCCCTCTCCAGGTCCTCGCCAACGTTGCCTCCGTCGTCATCGGCGAAACCGGTCCCTTCATCAAGGATTGGGTTACTTGGAACCAGGTCTTCCTGCTTGTTGACATTATCTGCTGCTGCGCCATCATTTTCCCTATTGTGTGGTCCATCAGGTCGCTCAGGGAGACCTCCAAGACCGACGGGAAGGCAGCCAGGAACCTGGCCAAGTTGACCCTCTTCAGGCAGTTCTACATTGTTGTCATTGGGTACTTGTATTTCACCCGCATTGTGGTCTTTGCGTTGAAGACCATTGCCGCTTACAAATACCAGTGGGTTAGTAATCTCGCCGAGGAGGCTGCTAGTCTCGCGTTTTATGTTGTCATGTTCTATATGTTTAGGCCTGTGGAGAAGAATGAGTACTTTGTGCTCGACGAAGAGGAAGAAGAGGCTGCCGAGATTGCGCTTAGGGATGAAGAATTTGAGCTTTGA